The Vibrio coralliilyticus genome segment TTGCTCTTCTTCTAAGCACGAAATATCACGAATTTCAAAGGCACTTGGTGCAACGAAATCACCGTGTTGATGTTCTTCACCCAAAGTAAGTTCAGCCACTTTCTTTTCCGTCGCGGTCATACGCTCAATATGCTTAACCAGTTTGGTTTTGGCTGTCGTATCGATAACCGGCCCCACATCGGTGGAATGAAGATAAGGAAGGCCGACACTCAGTTCCTGCATCGCCCCCTGAATCAGTGCAACGATGCGATCAGCGATGTCTTCCTGAACATACAGTACGCGCAAAGCACTACAACGCTGGCCTGCTGAGGCAAACGCAGAACGAATAACATCACGTACAACCTGTTCAGGTAGCGCTGTACTATCGACAATCATTGCGTTTTGACCGCCTGTTTCCGCGATAAACGGAACTGGCTCAGCATCACGAGCCGCCAATGTTTGATTGATTCGTTGCGCTGTTGCCGTTGAACCCGTAAAGGCAACACCAGCAATGGCAGAGTGAGAGGTTAATGCCGAACCGATTTCAGCACCGCGACCTGGCAGCAATTGAATAGTCCCCGCAGGGAAACCTGCGTCATTCATCAGCTCAACTGCACGTGCAGCAATCAAACTAGTTTGCTCTGCTGGTTTAGCGACTACTGTATTACCCGCAACAAGAGCAGCGGTAATTTGGCCGAGGAAAATCGCCAGTGGGAAGTTCCATGGACTGATACAGACAAAGACACCACGTCCTTGACGAGACACTGTACGAGATTGGCCATCAAAGCCTTGTAGCTGAAGCTCACCTAAAGCATCAACCTGCTTAGCGTAGTAGCGACAGAAATCAACCGCTTCACGCACTTCATCAATGCTGTCGTGAATTGTTTTACCTGCTTCCTGATGGCACAGTGCCACAAGCTCAGCGAGGTTTTCTTCTAGCAGGTCAGCTAACTTATCCAGCTTCTCTGCTCGTAGCGCTTTATCACTCTTCTGCCAATTTGCAAATGCCTGCTGTGCACCTTCGATCGCTGCGGAAACATGATCAAGAGATGCAAAGGCTACCTGACCGACTTTAATACGGCGGTCATAAGGCGCTGTGACCACTTCAGTATTCACATTTTCCTTGATCATGCTTTCAGCATAAGCTTGACCATTGATGATCGGGCCTGCCATCCATTGCTTATTTAAGAACCCTTCAACAGCTTGCTCAAAAGGCTTCGCCTCAGACTCCACATCAACGTTGACACCGTAAGAGTTACGACGCTCAGGGAATATTTGTGGTGGCAGTGGAATATTGACATTATTCAGCGTATCAAACGCTTTCAACATATCGACAGGATGCTGCGTCAATGTTTCAACAGGACAACGAGCATCGACTAAGCGGTGTACAAATGAGCTATTTGCACCATTTTCCAACAAGCGACGCACCAAATATGGTAAGAGATCCTTGTGGCTACCCACAGGTGCATAAATACGAACTGGCTGCTGGTAAGCTTCCATCGCATGGTTATATAGGGAATCCCCCATGCCATGTAAACGTTGGAATTCGTAATCTTTATGCTGAGCCATCACTGCGATTGATGTGACGGTTTGGGCGTTGTGACTGGCGAATTGAGGGAAAATATTACCGCGAACATTTTCAGAAAGTAGGAATCGAGCACACGCTAGATAAGCAACATCCGTCGCTTCTTTGCGAGTATAAACTGGATAGTTATCGTAACCAGCTTGTTGAGACCATTTTATTTCACTATCCCAGTAAGCACCTTTAACTAGGCGCAGCGGAATCAAATCGCCCTGCTCTTTTGCCAGGCCATTAATCCAAACCAACACAGGCAATGCACGTTTTGAATAAGCCTGAATTACCAGACCAAACTTGCCCCAACCTTTGACTAAGTCACTGCGATACACTTTTTCGAACAACTTGAGTGACAGTTCAAGACGATCGGCCTCTTCTGCGTCAATAGTGATCGCCACATCAAGTTCAACAGCGCGGCGAAGTAGCTGCATTAGCGTATCAGCTAACTCAGTCATCACACGTTCTTCGTTTGCCACCTCATAACGTGGATGAAGTGCAGAAAGCTTGATAGAAACGGAAGGCGCAGGGCTGGTCTCTAACCCATATTTATCGCGTCCAACCGCTTCAATTGCCATTAAGTAATCTTTGAAGTATTTGTTAGCATCTGCAGTGGTCAGCGCAGCTTCACCTAGCATATCGTAGGAATAAGTGAAGCCTTTATCACGCATGTTGCGACCATTTTTCTGAGCTTCCGCAATGCTTCGACCCAAAACAAACTGATGGCCCATCACCTTCATAGCCTGATGCATCGCTTTACGAATCACTGGCTCTGACATCTTGTTGACTAGGCGATTGACTGCTGAGACAGGACTTTGAGAATCCGCTTCAGGAAGCCCCACCACTTTGCCCGTCAGCATCAATCCCCAAGTGGACGCGTTAACGAATACAGAATCTGAATTCTTAAGGTGAGATTTCCAGTCAGCAACACTGAGCTTATCTCGGATTAAAGCATCAGCAGTCGCGGAATCCGGAATACGCATTAGCGCTTCGGCAAGACACATCAACAAGATACCTTCTTGAGTATCTAAACTGTACTCAAGCAGCAGGGCATCAATCATCTGGATTGATTTTTTGTCTGCGCGGATGGTTTCGATCAGCTCAGTTGTTTTCGCGGTGATCTGTGCTTTTTCAGCATCAGTAGGGATTGCCAAAGGCAACAATTGTTCAAGCCATTGGGATTCGTCCACCATATAAAGTGGCGAGATCAATGACCACAGTTTGTTAAGCGGCTGCTCAACAAACTCGGCATTCAACACATCAGTTGCTGTAAACATGCGTTTTCCTCAATCTCAAACCTGATAAATTCATCAGGATTCTTACAATGGTTTGCAGTGTATTTTGAGCGCGAGAGGATTACTTGTCAAAAGCTCCGAGTTTTTTGCTAAAAACTCTGATTATTAACAAAACAAAAACAGAGTCACATGCAAATGAGCAAAATAATATATGGTTAATCTTTTCTTATTTAACCAAATTGTTTCTTGTAGCGGGATGGAGACATGCCTTGCAGTCGAGAAAAGGTATGGGTAAAAGCGCTTTGACCAGAAAAGCCTGTCAGTTCTGCTACTTGGCCAAGTGAAAGATGCCCTTTTTCAATCAGTGATTTAGCCATATCAATACGCTTACCGAGCACATATTGATGAGGTGTGATTCCCATCTGTTCTTTAAATAAGTTGTGAAATTGACTTTCACCCAGAAAGACACTACCAGCTAATTGAGCAACTGAGATCTTTTGACTCAGGTGCTGCTCGATATATCGATCAATCGCCTCAAGGTCGAAACGCGATTCTTTGCGCGAAGGAGCAAACGTCGACATATGACGCTGGAGAAGTGCGATAACCGTATCGTTGCAGGCACGACTAAGAAGCAAGTCTTCCGGGTTGGAATGCATCTCAGCCACCAGCATTTGTATGAGCTTCTGGATTTGCCCGTCGAGCTGAAAATAAGTATCACGTTGATTGATTTCATTGAGCTTTTGTAGCATCAAGGGATCATCTCCTGACGGAGGGGGCATGTTCAAAACTAGGATATCTGACTGGCCGACCACACCACCAAACGCATGACCTGAACCGGAGCTCACAACACAACCTTGGCCCGGACCAACTAAATTACCAAACCCACTGACTTCAAACTCCGCCTGCCCTTTCAGGCCGATGACTATCTGGGTATAGCTGTGATCATGGCAATCCATATAAGAAGGCAATGTCACCAGCTCCGCAGGCTTAGGTGACAAAAGTTTGGCATGTTCACCAGTCAATGCTGGGTGCTTAGATGAGCTCATAACACAGTTTTGTGATCTTAAATGACACTAGAGTCGCATGTTATACCAAAAACTTCTCAATCCGAAATCTATTCAACCTCATATGCAATCGAGCAAATACTAACCTTGATCTAGGCTTAAAACTGGGTCCCTAAAACAGGATAAAGCTGTTCAACATAAGCTTCGGAAGAATGATCAAGTGCACATAAATTACGGTATATGTCACTTCTAGCCACATTTCTTTTTGCAGATGCTCAATCTTCACTTGCATATTTCCCCAATCAACTCAAAATGATAGGTAGCATCCAAGTTTTATATACACTCATGAGATTATTCTGCTCAAACGCTGATTAATCTGTTAAAAGAAAGATGCAGGGATAAAAGAAAAACTTGGGAGAGACAGGGGAACAAGGACTGTCAAAAGTTTGTCTTTTTTGGGTTTTTACGTTGGTAATAAAACGTTAATTGTTGCAGGGAAATATGATAACACGTCGCATCCCAGCGCTTTTAATTGCGCTAAGCCCTATATGGGTATCGACTTCGGTTTTTGCGGAAACGGCTGACTCTGCCGATCCTGTCGCAGCTATCGATAGTAAGTTAGAAAACAAACAAAGCGAACTGCAAGCGCTAGGCGCTGAGTTCGAAGGTGAGTCCGAACGTTTACAACAACTTAGGGCTGAACTGAGCAAATACCAGCGTGAAGAGCAAGAGCTCAACGCTAAGCGTAATCGCGCTAAGTCTGCACTGGACAAACAATATAATCGCCTTCTAGACGATCCAGATGTCGATCTGCTGTCTTTCCAACAAGAGTACCAGCAAGCTTGGTCCTCTGTGAAAGAAAACCAAACACAAATTCTTGAACAAGAGCAAGCCATTACCGAGCAGGAAATGCGTTTATCTCAGATAAAGCAGAAACGCTCTCGTATTAACTCCGAGCTGTCTTACCTTAAGGAACAGAAAGTAGAGGCACGCGTTAAACGACTCGATGCCGAACTTCGTGAAAGTGACGTACTCAACACCGCGTTTAAAACCACATGTTCAGCAACAATGACATTGGGTGAGTGTACTAATCAGGGTAAATACCTCACCAAGCAACGTGCAGTCAATACATTCAAAGCTAAGCTACTTGACGGTCTAACCGAAGCGAACCTTGCCAAGCAAAACCTGAAAGGTGTTCAGCTCAACGTGTTTGTTCAAGAGAGCCAAATTATCCGCTCAGGCTTCGAAGGCAATAACAGTTACTACACTGAAATGCAGGCACAGCTTCAAGCTCGTCCAGAAGCGTCAGCAGCATGTAAACTACTAAATGTCTCTTCCCGTTACTGCCTGAATGGGGCGGAAGTGACGAAAAAAGACCAAAGCAACAACAAAGAGAAAAGCTGGGCAAACATTACCGTTCGCTCAGATCAGTATGAAGATCGTGTCACCATTAACGGTGTCAACTATGGTAGCACGCCAGTCGAAGTTGTCCTCCCTAGGGGTAAGCATCAGTTCACTGTTTCTAAAGACGGTTTCCAAACTTACAATCGCACTATTGCCGTCCATGGCAATGACACAGTTTGGGTTAAGCTACGTCCGGATTCAGATATTTAACCCACTTCTCTTTTTAGAAAGAGGGGGATTGCACAAAATTGACCAAAAACGCCACTTTGTCGTAAGTTATTGCTTTATAACTTAAGACAAAATGGCGTTTTCGTTTAGAATAAGCCCATCAGATAGAAAAAATTGTAGAAATAGATAATGCGAACTGGTTTACCAACGCTCCTTCTTCTTGCTTTGTCACCTTGCTTTCTCACTGCCAATGCTTTGGCCCAAGAGGCGCGAGACCCTATTGTCGTGATCGACCAGCAGTTATTTGACAAGCACGAAGAGCTAAAAGCAGCAATACAAGCTCGAGATGAGCAAAACGCAAAGTATGAAGAGCAACAACAGTCTGTCGCAGAGTTAACCAAACTCGTCAAATCTTTGGATAAAACACTCAGCGAAGCCAAAGCGAACCTCGAAAGCGACTATTCTCGAATGATTGACAACCCAAGCATCGATTTAGCTGCAACGCAGGAAAAATACCAAGACGCTTGGTCAAAGGTAAAACAAAACCAAAAGCAACGCCTATCTGAAGAACAACAGCTGCAAGAGCTCAAGCACCAACTGGATCTTGCCAATAGTGAAGTCGAAGCCATCGAACAAAGCATTGAAGTTTTAGACCAAAATAAACTCCGTGCTCGCGCTGAACGTCTTCAAGAAGAGCTGCAACAAGCTCACACTTTATCCGTCAGCTTTACTAACCGTTGTCAAGCGGATATGACCATCGCTCAATGTGATCGCCAGACACGTGACCTTGCCTTGCAAAAAGCCGTCAAGCAGTTCCAATCCGAGCTTATTGCTAACACCAGTGAGCCTCAAGTCGTCAAGCTGAACGCCAACAAAGTACCTTTCAATATTCATGTACTGCGCTCAAAATCCAAAGAATCGGGCTTCTATGATGGTGTTCGCTACCGAAGCCTGATGGATGTGGAAATGCAAGCTCGACCAACCCAAAGCGCAGCGTGTACATTGCTCGGTATCGATAAACAATACTGTTTTGAGCCAGAAACTTTGAGTGACAAAGATGCGTTTGTCAGTAACAAAGAAGTCGCTTGGGTCACCTTGACCATTCGCTCCAATCTTTTTGACGATAACGTAACGATCAATGGTGTTAACTACGGTAGCACCCCTGTAGAAGTCATGCTTCCTGTTGGCCCACACATGATCACTGTTGAGAAAGAAGGCTACCGCTCCTTCCACCGCGAGCTGACTGTAAAACGTGACCAAAATCTACGCGCAGTCTTGGTTGAAAAAGCCAATCCTCTACGTGAAGGTGACAAGTTCGCAGACTCCCTAGGGTCAGGGCTTCAAGGGCCAGAACTCTCTACCATTCTTTCTGGTCAATATCTTGTGGGTGAACACGGTTCCAAACAACTAAAGCTCAAACACCCATTGGGGTTTGGAACTACACCGATTACCGTCGGACAATTTAAAGCTTTTGTTGATGCGACCAACTACCAAACCGACGCAGAATTAACAAACACCTGTACAGCTATCGTCAAAGGTGAAGTGACACCGATTTCAAAAGGTTACTGGCGAAACCCGGGCTTTAAACAAGCATCCAACTCCCCTGTTGTTTGTGTGAGCCGAAATGATGCGCAGGCCTATGCTAACTGGTTAAGCAATAAGACTAATCACAGCTATCGATTGCCAAGTGAAGATGAGTGGGAAATTGCCGCTCGAGCAGGGGCTGAAACTTATTACTGGTGGGGCGATCAGTTTATTCCCAACCAAGCTAATACAGGTTGGGGAGGTACTCCTTGGTCAAACAAGAGTACTTCTCCCGTTAATGCCTTCAAACCCAATCGTTTAGGCATTTACGACACAGTGGGCAACGTTTGGCAGTGGACTAGCGATACCCGAGGTTTGCTCAAAGGCGGCGCATGGAACTTCTCTCCGGATATGGCCGCTGCGCATCAGCAGCTGTCATTGTCCAGTTCGTCCGCAGCTAACTATGTTGGCTTCCGAGTTGTACGTGACATCCACTAAGTAGACCAGCAGGGGGGGGATTTCCCCCCTTTTTTATACCCATAATCCAGATAGAATCAGTTCTGAGTTCAGCCAACACTGAGCTTAGTATCGATTGGTACGTCTATACTCAGTTCCTCGTACTGAGTTCATAGAACCTCTTCTACACGTCGACAAGAACAATTCTTGTGTTTGCCAGCTCTCCTGTCGATTGCTGGCAATTTTTTATTCAAAGTACAATTCAAATATAGCCAAAATTTCTTATATTCAGGCCATCAACTGCAATCAGGAATGGATTGGCGGATTACTCATTTGATATCATATGTCGAATACTGTGAACGGCAGGAATGACCTTGGAACCACACTTAATATCCCTGTTTAATCAACTACCTGGTTATTGGGGCTGCAAAGACCGCAACTCGATTTTTGCTTATGCGAACCGCGCTTACGCCAAGTTGATTGGTTTAAATTCACCACAAGACTGTATTGGTCTCACAGATCACCAAATGCCAAGTCCCACCACTAAATGCGCCAGTGACTTTCAAGAGCAAGATCGTTTTGTCATTGAAAATAAGCGGCCAATCAAAGTACTCGACATACACCCCTACCCAGATGGCACTTGGCACACTCATATTTTTAGTAAGTCCCCATGGTTGGATGCACAAGGTAATGTACAGGGAACCATATTCTATGGGCAGGAACTGACAGATACTGCCATTCTCGAAGTTGGGCATTGGATTTGTCGAGCGACTGGATTGCACGACGAAGAACGGATATCACTAAATCATCTGTCGCCCAAAAATCACCAAATAAAGCTGACGACACGTGAATCTGAAGTCCTTTTCTTGCTGCTGTATGGCAAGAAGCCAAAATACATCGCAGACATCATGAACATCTCAACCAAGACGCTAGAAAACTACGTGCTCCATCTAAGGGAAAAATTCGGTGCTCACAGTAAAGCACAGTTAATCGATATGGCGTTGGATGCAGGATTTGGCTCACACATACCACACACGCTATTACGCACTCAACTTTCGGTCGTGCTCAATAATGAATACGCCGCATAAAGCGGCGTATTGTGTGAGTAAAAGTAACGCTATGGAGCCAGTCGATCGATGTGCCACTCACCGTTTGCTTTGGAGAACAGGAATCGGTCATGCAGGCGGTGATCCCCCCCTTGCCAGAATTCAATGCTTTCCGGCTTAATACGAAAGCCGCCCCAAAAAGTAGGTACAGGAATCTCACCTTGAGCAAACTTCTGCTTCAGCTCAAGAAACTTACCTTCCAATACTCCGCGTGTTGAAATTCGGCTGCTTTGTTTACTGGCAATTGCAGCCAATTGACTCTCTTTAGGCCGTGAGGAGAAATACTTAATGTTCTCCGTAATACTCAGCTTCTCTGCCACACCCGTAATATGGACCTGACGCTCTAATGGATGCCACGGGAAATGAAGGCTTACTCGAGAGTTACCTTCTATTTGCTGCGCTTTACGGCTACCGAGGTTGGTATAAAATACAAACCCTTGAGTATCAACGTGCTTCAACAAAACGATTCGCTGGAAAGGTTGACCCTGCTCATCTACCGTCGCTACGGTCATGGCCGTTGGATCGGTGAGCTTAGCGTCAATCGCTTGCTGTAGCCATAAGTTGAACTGATCCACTGGGTTAGCTTTAAGATCTTTTCTACGCAAACCACCCTTACTGTATTCACGGCGGATATCTTCGAGTTCCATCTTCTCTCCTGCGAAATTTTTTTGCTGATTGTGCGCTCATATATACATGAACACAAGCGTATGTACCACATTGCCTGAGAATTTGATGTATTAGAAAGAGCTGTCGTTGGCAGATAACAAGTTATCAAGAAAAATACCCGTATATACTTAGTACAACTGATTGATTGTTTTCTATTATGTAAGTGTTTGATATAGCACATCGTTCTAACAGCTATAACTTAACATTTGCCAATTTGAATAATAGAATCAATCGAATACGCCAAAGCAACAAGGAACATCAATGAGTCAAGACAGCTACAACAAGCTCTCAAGTAATGAGCTTGAGTATGTGGATGACAAAACGGCAGCACTTCTACTCAATACACCGAGTAGTGCTCGTATTATGCTGTGGGTGATGGTTCTATTTTTCATTCTGGCGGGTATCTGGGCTTCATGGGCTCAAATCGATAAGGTGACCGTAGGGCAAGGAAAAGTTGTTCCCTCTTCTCAAGTACAAATAGTACAAAACCTTGAAGGTGGGCTCGTGAAAGAAATTCTTGTTCGCGAGGGACAGGTGGTTCAAAAAGGCCAGCAACTACTGTTAATCGATGATACTCGCTTCCGCTCTGATTTTCGCGAACGAGAACAACAAGTCGCCAACCTAACGGCAAGCGTGCTGCAGCTCTCCGCTTCCATCACGAGTGTCACTATTAATGAAGACTTCAGTGAAAAATCTTGGCAGAAAAGTGTCCAGATCGATTTCAGTAAGCTTGCTTTCCCGCCCCAACTTGAAGAGCGACAGCCTAAATTGGTTGAGCGTCAGCGCGCGGAATATCGTCAGGATTTAAACAATCTGCGTAACCAGATTTCTTTAATCGATCAACAAGTCAAACAAAAACAGCAGGATTTAGTAGAAATTCAAGCCCGAGTCAGAAACCTGCGTGAAAGTTATAACTTCGCACGCAAAGAGCTAGAGATCACTAAACCCCTTGCGGATGAAGGTGTAGTACCACGGATTGAACTACTCAAGCTTCAACGTCAGGTAAACGATACTCGCCGAGAAATGACCTCCAGCGAACTGAAAGTTCCCGTACTCAAATCAGCGATTAAAGAGTCTATGCTTGGTCGTATTGATGCCGCACAGAAATTTCGTTCAGAGCAACAAGAAAAGCTCAACGAAGCGCAGGATAAACTTTCTGCTCTTACTGAGTCTACCGTAGGTCTAGAGGACAGAGTGAATCGTACGGTGGTCATTTCCCCTGTCACTGGCACGGTCAAAACACTCAATGTCAACACTGTGGGTGGAGTTATACAACCGGGTATGGACATCGTGGAGATCGTCCCAAGCGAAGATACGTTGCTCGTCGAAGCTAAGATTGCTCCACAAGATATTGCATTCCTCCGCCCTGATTTACACGCCATTGTCAAATTCAGCGCTTACGATTTCACCAAATATGGCGGGTTGGAAGGAACGCTTGAACACATCAGTGCCGATACCACCACGGATGAAGAAGGTAATAGCTTTTATCTTGTCAGGGTTCGAACCAAAGAAACCAGCCTCAATAACGATACCTCTTTACCTATCATTCCTGGCATGACTGCATCCGTCGATATCATCACAGGCAAACGTACCGTCATGGAGTACTTACTCAAACCTATTTTAGGTGCCAAAGGCAACGCATTGAAGGAATAAAAATGCCAACAACCAGTACGACAAATAAGGTCAGAGCTTAGCCCACATGAAATATTGGCTAATAGCTCTGCTTATTATTTTGGCTTCCACGGCTTCACAGGCGCTTAATACTCAAGAGCAGCGCTGGGTTGAAGCTGTACGCAACACCTATGGGGACAGAGCAGGGAAGCGGGTCGAAACTTGGCGTCGTGAGATGGAACAATTTAAAGGCTTGTCAGAAAGGCGGAAGCTTACCGAGGTCAATAATTTCTTCAACCAACTGAATTTTGTTAACGATGATCGTTTGTGGGGCAAGAAAGACTACTGGGCTACCCCACTCGAGTTCTTGGGCAGTAATGCTGGGGATTGTGAAGACTTTACCATTGCCAAATATTTTTCTCTGCTCGAGCTAGGCGTCTCAGATAGAAAGCTGCGTTTGGTATACGTGAAAGCCATCACGCTAAATCAGTTCCATATGGTGCTCGCATACTATTCGAAACCCAGCGCAGAGCCTATTCTGCTCGACAACATCGATCCACAAATCAAAAAAGCATCCAAGCGCCGAGACTTATTACCGATCTACAGTTTCAACGGTAAAAATCTTTGGCTAATGAAATCGAAACAAGGGCAACTGGCAGGAAAATCATCCCGACTCAGTCTGTGGAATGATCTTCGTGCCCGTGAAAAATCACTCAAACTGAATAAACCAATAGTGAATTACGATGAGTAGGCAATATGACTTTATATAAACAGCTTGTCGCGGGAATGATTGCTGTATTTTTGATGCTGATGGCTTCGGTTTTCATCATCGAATTTAACACCACGCGCAATAACTTAGTGCAGCAGCAGCGCTCAGAAGTGAATAACACCATTAATACGGTCGGCTTGGCTTTGGCTCCCTATCTAGAGAGCAAAGATCAGGTCGCAGTGGAATCTGTTATCAATGCTCTATTTGATGGCAGCAGTTATTCCGTCGTTCGACTGATCTTCTTAGATAGTGGCGAAGAGATTCTGCGCTCTTATCCAGTCAAACCTCTCGATGTACCAGAGTGGTTCACCAACCTACACTTGTTTGAAAAAATTCACGATCGGCGTGTAGTGACCAGTGGATGGATGCAATTAGCCGAAGTTGAAATCGTCAGCCACACTGGGGATGCCTACACCCAGTTGTGGAACGCATTCGAGCGTTTGGTTGTTGCTTTCAGCCTGATTTTTACTATTGGTCTCTTGGCCATCGCCTTTATTCTTAAGCGTGCCCTTCGTCCTCTTCAACTCATCGTGGAGAAAATGGAACAGGTGGCACGCAATCAATTTGGAGATCCTCTGCCTAGACCAACCACGAAAGATTTAATCTATGTCGTTGATGGCATCAACAGTATGTCCGCACAGGTAGAGAAATCCTTCCAAGCTCAAGCCAAAGAAGCTCAACAGCTACGTGAACGCGCGTATATTGACCCTGTTTCTGGGCTTGGCAACCGCGCTTACTATATGAGCCAGTTGAATTCATGGCTTGGTGAAGGTGGTTTTGGTGGTGTAGCCATTCTTGAAGCCAGCTTTATTCATGAGTTGTATGAGGAAAAAGGTTACGAAGCAGGCGATGGCATGGTACGCGAGTTAGCGGATCACCTAAAAGTGTCTTTGACTTCGCCGGATGTGACGCT includes the following:
- a CDS encoding helix-turn-helix transcriptional regulator, whose protein sequence is MTLEPHLISLFNQLPGYWGCKDRNSIFAYANRAYAKLIGLNSPQDCIGLTDHQMPSPTTKCASDFQEQDRFVIENKRPIKVLDIHPYPDGTWHTHIFSKSPWLDAQGNVQGTIFYGQELTDTAILEVGHWICRATGLHDEERISLNHLSPKNHQIKLTTRESEVLFLLLYGKKPKYIADIMNISTKTLENYVLHLREKFGAHSKAQLIDMALDAGFGSHIPHTLLRTQLSVVLNNEYAA
- the putA gene encoding bifunctional proline dehydrogenase/L-glutamate gamma-semialdehyde dehydrogenase PutA encodes the protein MFTATDVLNAEFVEQPLNKLWSLISPLYMVDESQWLEQLLPLAIPTDAEKAQITAKTTELIETIRADKKSIQMIDALLLEYSLDTQEGILLMCLAEALMRIPDSATADALIRDKLSVADWKSHLKNSDSVFVNASTWGLMLTGKVVGLPEADSQSPVSAVNRLVNKMSEPVIRKAMHQAMKVMGHQFVLGRSIAEAQKNGRNMRDKGFTYSYDMLGEAALTTADANKYFKDYLMAIEAVGRDKYGLETSPAPSVSIKLSALHPRYEVANEERVMTELADTLMQLLRRAVELDVAITIDAEEADRLELSLKLFEKVYRSDLVKGWGKFGLVIQAYSKRALPVLVWINGLAKEQGDLIPLRLVKGAYWDSEIKWSQQAGYDNYPVYTRKEATDVAYLACARFLLSENVRGNIFPQFASHNAQTVTSIAVMAQHKDYEFQRLHGMGDSLYNHAMEAYQQPVRIYAPVGSHKDLLPYLVRRLLENGANSSFVHRLVDARCPVETLTQHPVDMLKAFDTLNNVNIPLPPQIFPERRNSYGVNVDVESEAKPFEQAVEGFLNKQWMAGPIINGQAYAESMIKENVNTEVVTAPYDRRIKVGQVAFASLDHVSAAIEGAQQAFANWQKSDKALRAEKLDKLADLLEENLAELVALCHQEAGKTIHDSIDEVREAVDFCRYYAKQVDALGELQLQGFDGQSRTVSRQGRGVFVCISPWNFPLAIFLGQITAALVAGNTVVAKPAEQTSLIAARAVELMNDAGFPAGTIQLLPGRGAEIGSALTSHSAIAGVAFTGSTATAQRINQTLAARDAEPVPFIAETGGQNAMIVDSTALPEQVVRDVIRSAFASAGQRCSALRVLYVQEDIADRIVALIQGAMQELSVGLPYLHSTDVGPVIDTTAKTKLVKHIERMTATEKKVAELTLGEEHQHGDFVAPSAFEIRDISCLEEEQFGPILHIVRFKANELHQIVDRINSTGFGLTMGIHSRNETTYRWIEKHARVGNCYINRDQVGAVVGVQPFGGQGLSGTGPKAGGPHYLFRFTQTSFS
- a CDS encoding PEGA domain-containing protein, with the translated sequence MITRRIPALLIALSPIWVSTSVFAETADSADPVAAIDSKLENKQSELQALGAEFEGESERLQQLRAELSKYQREEQELNAKRNRAKSALDKQYNRLLDDPDVDLLSFQQEYQQAWSSVKENQTQILEQEQAITEQEMRLSQIKQKRSRINSELSYLKEQKVEARVKRLDAELRESDVLNTAFKTTCSATMTLGECTNQGKYLTKQRAVNTFKAKLLDGLTEANLAKQNLKGVQLNVFVQESQIIRSGFEGNNSYYTEMQAQLQARPEASAACKLLNVSSRYCLNGAEVTKKDQSNNKEKSWANITVRSDQYEDRVTINGVNYGSTPVEVVLPRGKHQFTVSKDGFQTYNRTIAVHGNDTVWVKLRPDSDI
- a CDS encoding AraC family transcriptional regulator translates to MSSSKHPALTGEHAKLLSPKPAELVTLPSYMDCHDHSYTQIVIGLKGQAEFEVSGFGNLVGPGQGCVVSSGSGHAFGGVVGQSDILVLNMPPPSGDDPLMLQKLNEINQRDTYFQLDGQIQKLIQMLVAEMHSNPEDLLLSRACNDTVIALLQRHMSTFAPSRKESRFDLEAIDRYIEQHLSQKISVAQLAGSVFLGESQFHNLFKEQMGITPHQYVLGKRIDMAKSLIEKGHLSLGQVAELTGFSGQSAFTHTFSRLQGMSPSRYKKQFG
- a CDS encoding SUMF1/EgtB/PvdO family nonheme iron enzyme; this encodes MRTGLPTLLLLALSPCFLTANALAQEARDPIVVIDQQLFDKHEELKAAIQARDEQNAKYEEQQQSVAELTKLVKSLDKTLSEAKANLESDYSRMIDNPSIDLAATQEKYQDAWSKVKQNQKQRLSEEQQLQELKHQLDLANSEVEAIEQSIEVLDQNKLRARAERLQEELQQAHTLSVSFTNRCQADMTIAQCDRQTRDLALQKAVKQFQSELIANTSEPQVVKLNANKVPFNIHVLRSKSKESGFYDGVRYRSLMDVEMQARPTQSAACTLLGIDKQYCFEPETLSDKDAFVSNKEVAWVTLTIRSNLFDDNVTINGVNYGSTPVEVMLPVGPHMITVEKEGYRSFHRELTVKRDQNLRAVLVEKANPLREGDKFADSLGSGLQGPELSTILSGQYLVGEHGSKQLKLKHPLGFGTTPITVGQFKAFVDATNYQTDAELTNTCTAIVKGEVTPISKGYWRNPGFKQASNSPVVCVSRNDAQAYANWLSNKTNHSYRLPSEDEWEIAARAGAETYYWWGDQFIPNQANTGWGGTPWSNKSTSPVNAFKPNRLGIYDTVGNVWQWTSDTRGLLKGGAWNFSPDMAAAHQQLSLSSSSAANYVGFRVVRDIH
- the pdxH gene encoding pyridoxamine 5'-phosphate oxidase, with the protein product MELEDIRREYSKGGLRRKDLKANPVDQFNLWLQQAIDAKLTDPTAMTVATVDEQGQPFQRIVLLKHVDTQGFVFYTNLGSRKAQQIEGNSRVSLHFPWHPLERQVHITGVAEKLSITENIKYFSSRPKESQLAAIASKQSSRISTRGVLEGKFLELKQKFAQGEIPVPTFWGGFRIKPESIEFWQGGDHRLHDRFLFSKANGEWHIDRLAP